A window of Gossypium hirsutum isolate 1008001.06 chromosome D13, Gossypium_hirsutum_v2.1, whole genome shotgun sequence genomic DNA:
CCCATTttgtagaaatttttttttgaaaaagcgATTTTCTCAAGACGTGCTTTTGCAACGTCTACGGAAAAACGACCTATTTCCCTAAACAATCAAAATTCTTACTTGTATCCCTAATTTTTTCTTGAAATTggcataaatttctaattttaatatatatcttCATTATATAACTACATattcattattttgtttatataaataaaagatttattaattaaaaaatatttttaacataatgaaatatatcaaatatatttttattagataattacatatttattaatttatttatataaataaaaagttattaattaaaaataaaataaaaaacttgaaaataacatgtttattaattaaaaaaattaactaaatattaaaaattaagaaaaaaaaagcttgaaacaacaagaaataaaaatattgctTGAAATAAGAATTGAACTTAGGACTTAAATGATGAAAATAGTAATATTTGACCATTGACATGTCCAAAAAAGTATTATTTAtagaaaaactatttttttaaaattgttttccCAATTAGGCGTTTTTGTCACATTTATGAAAATTCTGCCTATTTCACTAAATAAGACCTATATTAAAAGTCAAAAAAGCACTTTTAAATGGGTTACAAACCCTTGCCAGCAAGTAGGTTTACATTCGCTCTTGaactattttttttatccattttgatCCCAAACTTTAAAATTGATACTTATTTAAGCTCATTCTATCAATGATAGTGAAAAAGTGGGGATAATGCAACTTTTAATTCCCGAACTTGACAAGTAAGTTCACATTGgccttgaacttgacaattagatTCACTTTGATACCTACACTTTTTTTGTTTACTTTGGCACATAATCTTAACAATTAGGTCCATTTTAATCCCCAAAGAGTGtcacatcatcacttgaaaaataaatatattttagatgATAACATAGTACAATACCTTAATGTcatattcaatattttaataattgaacCGATGGTTGAACATGTTAGACCACCAATTCTCGATTCAATTAGTTTGATCAGTTCAACCATCAgaccaataataattaaataaataattaaaaattcataaaaatctaaaaagccAAGTAAaaccaattttacattttatttttacttttacttttttagatttttatgaatttttaattatttatttaattattgttggtttGATGATCGAACCAATCAAACTGGTTGAATTAAGAACTATTGGTCTAGTTTGTTTAACTATTGATTCGATTATTAAACGTTGTATATGACACTTTGAGATTATGCCAAACCatcttctaattttattttatttttacttttcaaatttagaGTGTCACATTATTAAACTTTTAGATTTTCaagtttaaagattaaaatgAACCTAATTGCCAAGTTCAAGTGTTAAAAGTGAACTAAAAAGAGTACCAAGTACCAAAGTGAATCTAGTTGTAAGTTCAACACCCAATGTGAATTTACTTACCAAGTTTAAGGACCAAAAGTTACATTATCCCCCTTTTTTTTTAGATCGTTAACACAATAAACTTTAATAAATAACGATTTTCAAATTTAAGGgtcaaaatagataataataaaaaactcaaGGACTAACATAGGTCGAAAGTTACATCATCccttgaataaaaatataataattatttttttataattaaaccagTTAAACCAAAACTAGACAGAGAATAGGAGACTCAACCGGTTcgatttttaaaacaaaactcGCAACTTCCCCTCTTCTTTGAAGTTTCCATAGAAATTCGTGTAAGTTAGCTCAGTAGCTTATCATGATCTTCCTAGCCACAccttatttcaagaaaaatgagCTACGTAAATTGAATCCATGTGATAAAATTCACAAGCTCTTTATCTAGAGGCATTTCAGGTTCATGTCTTCATACTAGTTTGCTATTTAAACATGGACATATCTACTTTGGACTACTAAAACTCATTAATTATTGAAGCGGCGCACAATCATTTAAAACAAATGGCAACTAAAGACTCATGAGCTTCAAGATCTTTACACAACTAACAGCAAAAAGCAGGTAGAAAGAAGAGATCAGGGAAATTAAAAGAATAGCCTTCGTTGAGATGATCCGGACGGAACAGTTGAAGGGGAAGATGGTTTGAGGGGTAAGGGTATCCCCTTTCTTTCTTGTCCCCCTGCAACTTTGTCATTCTGTTTTGCAGCCTTGGGGTCAGTTAATAATGTCTTCTGAAATGACTGTGAGAAGCCTGTAGCAATAATAGTCACATGGATCTCCCCATTGTATCGGTCATCGACAACAGCACCAAATATGATGTTAGCCGAAGGATCAGCCAAACTAGTCACAACCTGAAAATCAACAAAAACTAATACAGATTACAAAAAGAATTTCTGGTTAATATCTACAGACTACAACTATATCCGAAAATTAGAAGTATATAAcataaaatgcatgcatttcaatTTCCATAAACATGATAAAATCGAATCAGCAAACAAGAAATCAATGGTTCCTAACAACATAATACCTGTGATACTCTATTAACTTCCTGCAAGGTTATATCTTTTCCTCCAGTAATATTATATACCACACCAGTAGCAGACTGAATTGATGATCCAATTAGAGGAGCCAAAGTTGCTTGCTCTGCCGCTTCTTCTGCACGGTTTTTGCTAGATGAAACTCCTACCCCAAGCATCGCAGTTCCAGAATCTTTCATGACTGCCTTAACATCTGCAAAATCCACATTCACCAATCCAGGTATCTGCAAAATGAAATGAAGAAATTTCAATAATAGACAAAACTCAAAACCGCAAATACTTCACAGGAATAACAATCATAAAACCAAGTTTCAAATGGTTCGAGCATTTAATCATTTATGGCCAAGATGATAAATGCATCGCCATATATATTCAATAGTTATTGCAAGACCAAAGGTCATGATTGTTAACTGGAATGGTGAAGCTGAATCTAAAACCTCTAAAAAGGGTCCAATCTAAGAATATCTAGCTTGCATATGAGAGAATCAGAGACCGTGATTATATCTGAAATTCCTTGTACACCTTGGCGCAGAACATCATCAGCAAGAAGAAAAGCATCTTGGAGAGGTGTCTGCTCATCTGCAATATCAAGCAGACGGTCATTGGGAATCACTATGAGAGTATCAACATTCTTTTGCAACTTTTCAATAGCCTCCAGTGCCTGCAAATATAGAGATAAAGACAATTATTTAGACATTAAAATGATCAAAAGTTTAGCAGCACATCAACTTATTGACAGTTATAACATCCCCCACTATCCAGAGCATTGCATGGAGGAGTTAAATGGACATGCCTGCACAGTTCGTTTGCGTCCCTCAAAGCTGAAGGGATAGGTTACCACACCAACAGTCAAATAACCAGCCTCCTTGGCTATCTGAGCAACAACTGGAGCAGCACCAGACCCAGTGCCTCCGCCCATGCCAGCAGTTATGAAGACAAGATCTGAGCCCTTAAGAGCATTTGCAATGGCATCTCTAGATTCCTCAGCAGCTTGTTCACCCAAAAGTGGATTTCCACCGGTGCCTACATGTCAGTCAATTGattcacatcatcaaccaaaTATAAAGCGAAGTAAATAGCCCTACAACCAATCACAAGAAACAAAATGATGTTTCCATTGATCAAACAAGAGTGCTCGACCTAGTCCACGAGTCAAAAGCTCTCCAATCTGAAGTGGGTTCTCGGCAGCAGACTGTAATAGTGCTTGAGAATCTGTGTTTATTGCATAGAAATCAACACCCTAGTTCCAGAACAAAGCAACAATAACATCAGTAATTGcctccaaaataaaaaataaaacattgtgGCTATATTAATGTATTCAACACCTAAGTcctttcaattatcatttccatTACCTTCATACGTGCGGTTTAAATTCAACCTACCAAAATCTCAGTAAAAGGGACAACGAGAGACAAGTTTTTAGCTCACGTAGAACAAAGGCAAATTCACATAAAAGCCATAAACTAATCATGAAAAACTAATTGTCCAAATGTCACTGATTTTGTACAAGGGAAAACTTGAAATTCTTAAACTCAATCTCCTAACTTCTCAAATTGACAATCAGAAGCCATCAAATCAAAATACAGGCTAACCCACCAGCAAAACCATTTCAAGTTTTTGAGTCCAAAAATGGGGAAATCCCCAACAATCCTCCATTTTTCAAATCTCAAGCTAAAACCactctgaaaaaaaaaacattcctGAGTTTTGAGGCAAAAGAGCCcacaaaatttcacaaaatttgcAGACGTTAAACAAAACGCAAATGAGAAAGCTGAAAACCAACCTGTAAACCGCTACCAATCATTCGATTAACAGCATTGTTACCACCTCCACCAACACCGACCACCTTTATCTTGGCAGTTTCCATTGGAGCAAATGAACAGGCTATCCCTCCAAAACGGTGACGCGTCCTCAAAAAGCTTTTCTTCAATGAAATTTTTGAAGAAGAACGTAGTCTtgaagaaaacaaagaagaagaagcgGTTATTGATATCAATTCCTTTGGGCTTGTTACTTGAAGTGTTGCCATTTTTGACAAGGAAAACAAGGGGGGAAAACTGCCAAAaaaaaggggttttttttttaaatgatatttgatTGAATGGAGAAGAAAAGAGAGAAGCTTTTAGGGTTTTAGATAGATTTTCAgtaaaatttcagaatttcatGTGTTGGTAAAAGATTTCTGAGAGACCACTTGAAAGTTGCAACAGATTGGATGACACTTTCTTTTAGCGGACTCGGGTTTTAACAATAGAACGTCACAACGACGGCGTTTGGTCTTCTTTTTCATATATTAcctcaaaaaaattgaaattgatgTCGAAAATACGATTTTAAGATAGTTGGAAATAAGAGCTGAGAAGCAAAATTTGAAAAGAGGATAAGTCTCAACTGAAAAGTAAACGTTTCAAGATATTATCTTAAAAATTagactttaatttaaaatttatgggcATAAAATCTTGTTCAACTAGTGATGAATGATTTCTAAATATAAATTCAGGTGATCAGCTTATCAAATATCATCTTTAAATACAAACatattaatcaattaaattatttttttttccctTTGGTGGGTAAATTGAGTGTGAAGATTGAAtacaaatatgtttaaattttctatatatttgatACATCAAAACAACACAAGGCATTGCTATTATTCTCAAAAGATATATAATCTTTTATTTTACCAAAATCTCATAATGTCCCATAGAAcactaatttttatgaaaattgaataaaagatgataatataACAAATGAGAAACTGATAACAAGTGCCAACACAAACTTTTAAGTTCATGCTCAAATTCGGGTTACATACAAAACCAAACACCAGAAGACACAAAAATCATCCATCATAGCTAAATTCAGATGCTCCTCAGTGGTCGATTCACAATCACATTCTCGGTTCTGAAACATAATGTGTAAAGAACTTCATTCCCCTTCACTCAAAATGGGGACAATGAGAGGTTTCATTTGTGCAAGATATACAATTGCCCACCtatcaaagaaaaagaattgATATTATAAACTAGAAAGACAATTAAATAAGACAATGTTTGCTTACTACTAAGTGCTCTACATGATAAAATTAGTTTCATCAGAATAACTTGATGAACGAGCATCCCACACCCAAAAGATGCCCCACATAGGTCTTCCCTGAAAACGTATGTGGTCCTAAAATCTTGGCTTAATATAGTCTTGGAAATCCTGTTTTGCCTCCAAGTCAAGTTCCTCACTCAAATCCTGCCGCCAGAAAGAAAAACCACTGCTGGAAAGCAAGCGAGTGACTAGGCAAACTTACTTCTTAGGTATTGTGGTATTAGGCGCCATAAACAGAAGTATGTAATAAGTACTAGGGAGGGAAGAAAAAAAGAATGCATGCTTGGAGGTTCAATAATCTATGAAAGGATGCatatttatgtgatgaatgtaagACGTACATCATTTGTATGAATACTATACAAGCATTCAAGAGTCCCAGAGGAAGAAGTAAAACATATTTACTGttcttttaaatgataaaattaggaGCTTTATCATCTGCCATGGAAACCCTTAACCCACCTTATTCCACAAACATAGCAACCATCAAACTCTCATACATTGGCAGCATTATGTAACATAACAAATCACGGTACATAACAAGCTCAGCCATTAAAAGGTATCATATTCAGTGATTTCATAGCCAAAGAATCTAATCAAAATGCTAGACAAGAAATTATTCCAAGTTTT
This region includes:
- the LOC107920641 gene encoding cell division protein FtsZ homolog 1, chloroplastic, which gives rise to MATLQVTSPKELISITASSSLFSSRLRSSSKISLKKSFLRTRHRFGGIACSFAPMETAKIKVVGVGGGGNNAVNRMIGSGLQGVDFYAINTDSQALLQSAAENPLQIGELLTRGLGTGGNPLLGEQAAEESRDAIANALKGSDLVFITAGMGGGTGSGAAPVVAQIAKEAGYLTVGVVTYPFSFEGRKRTVQALEAIEKLQKNVDTLIVIPNDRLLDIADEQTPLQDAFLLADDVLRQGVQGISDIITIPGLVNVDFADVKAVMKDSGTAMLGVGVSSSKNRAEEAAEQATLAPLIGSSIQSATGVVYNITGGKDITLQEVNRVSQVVTSLADPSANIIFGAVVDDRYNGEIHVTIIATGFSQSFQKTLLTDPKAAKQNDKVAGGQERKGIPLPLKPSSPSTVPSGSSQRRLFF